One part of the Solanum dulcamara chromosome 3, daSolDulc1.2, whole genome shotgun sequence genome encodes these proteins:
- the LOC129882807 gene encoding selenocysteine methyltransferase isoform X4 encodes MGTSYVNGKLSSSLVKDFLHKCGGVAVIDGGFATELERHGADLNDPLWSAKCLLTDPHLVRAVHLDYLEAGADIILSSSYQATIQGFKAKGYSIEESESLLKRSVEIACEARDVYYNRCRESSSDHSTDGKVLKQRPILVAASVGSYGAYLADGSEYSGEYGDAIDLNFLKDFHRRRVQLLSDSGADLIAFETVPNKVEAQAFVELLKEEDIKTPAWLSFNSKDGVNVVSGDSLSECAAIGESCEKVLAVGINCTPPRFILDLILSIKQIYVSFAGRLA; translated from the exons ATGGGTACTTCCTACGTTAATGGCAAGTTGTCCTCCTCCCTCGTCAAAGATTTCCTCCACAAATGCGGCGGCGTTGCCGTGATCGACGGCGGCTTTGCGACCGAGCTTGAACGTCATGGAGCGGACCTCAATGACCCTCTTTGGAGTGCTAAATGTCTCCTCACGGACCCTCACCTCGTCCGCGCT GTACACTTGGATTACCTTGAAGCTGGTGCAGATATAATACTCAGTTCATCTTATCAG GCAACCATCCAGGGGTTTAAGGCCAAAGGATATTCTATAGAAGAAAGTGAATCCTTGCTCAAAAGAAGTGTCGAGATTGCATGTGAAGCACGGGATGTCTACTATAATAGATGCCGTGAATCTTCATCTGATCATAGCACTGATGGAAAGGTTCTCAAACAACGTCCTATCTTAGTTGCAGCATCTGTTGGGAGTTATGGGGCCTATTTAGCTGATGGTTCCGAATACAG TGGAGAATATGGGGATGCAATTGATCTCAACTTTCTAAAGGATTTTCATCGAAGAAGAGTTCAGCTTCTTTCAGACTCTGGTGCTGATCTAATAGCTTTTGAGACCGTGCCAAATAAAGTGGAAGCTCAG GCTTTTGTCGAGCTTCTTAAGGAAGAAGACATAAAGACTCCTGCCTGGTTATCCTTCAACTCCAAAGACGGTGTAAATGTGGTCAGTGGTGATTCCTTGTCAGAATGTGCTGCAATTGGCGAATCATGTGAAAAAGTTTTAGCTGTTGGAATCAACTGTACCCCTCCTAGATTTATTCTGGATCTTATTCTATCCATTAAGCAG ATTTATGTTAGCTTCGCTGGGAGGCTTGCGTAG